The following are encoded in a window of Drosophila gunungcola strain Sukarami unplaced genomic scaffold, Dgunungcola_SK_2 000084F, whole genome shotgun sequence genomic DNA:
- the LOC128264882 gene encoding malignant T-cell-amplified sequence 1 homolog encodes MFKKFEEKDSISSIQQLKSSVQKGIRAKLLEAYPKLETHIDLILPKKDSYRIAKCHDHIELLLNGAGEQVFFRHRDGPWMPTLRLLHKFPYFVTMQQVDKGAIRFVLSGANVMCPGLTSPGACMTPADKSTVVAIMAEGKEHALAIGLLTLSTEEILAKNKGIGIETYHFLNDGLWKSKPVK; translated from the exons atgttcaaaaa ATTCGAGGAGAAGGACAGCATTTCGAGCATCCAGCAGCTGAAGTCGTCGGTGCAGAAGGGCATACGTGCCAAGTTGTTGGAGGCCTATCCGAAGCTGGAGACCCACATCGACCTGATCCTGCCCAAAAAGGACTCGTACCGCATTGCCAAGTG CCATGACCACATCGAACTGCTGCTGAATGGAGCCGGCGAACAGGTGTTCTTCCGCCATCGCGATGGTCCCTGGATGCCCACCCTGCGGCTCCTGCACAAGTTCCCCTACTTCGTGACCATGCAGCAGGTGGACAAGGGCGCCATCCGGTTCGTGCTGAGCGGGGCGAACGTCATGTGTCCCGGCCTGACCTCTCCGGGCGCCTGCATGACCCCGGCGGACAAGAGCACCGTGGTGGCCATCATGGCCGAGGGCAAGGAGCACGCCCTGGCCATCGGACTGCTCACGCTATCCACGGAAGAAAT TCTGGCGAAGAACAAGGGCATCGGCATCGAGACGTACCACTTCCTCAACGACGGCCTGTGGAAGTCGAAGCCCGTGAAGTAG
- the LOC128264881 gene encoding cell cycle negative regulator roughex translates to MNASEGLDVTPLEVIHEFIAGVDNGTLRSDLAEDCLLNFCSRSVPGGPAATGFLRSQLTHRYRHDRFDVAAPSLPDFELSLFERFGRSFDRMRRRLYDQRERVRAPTTTTSTTSTTLHLRPESGDDDDELPGERTLPVTPPRPSSHGLSTLKFLEAIGLLNSCSPNYSRDGGVDLGEFCTVHLVLGYRHVQMPARHVRDIEICLVVYECYPVDILSPTARPPLRQRANGRCNPTTDDEAEGAPPPPAPTRRRMRGVRRTLFGEERREEDVGGRQLTQEQSARTAEDAPQEVEEEEIVFTLSEIGSSHILTPRKRHQTTSGNEMTPKKTTGQKRLRF, encoded by the exons ATGAACGCATCGGAAGGACTGG ACGTGACGCCCTTGGAGGTAATCCATGAGTTCATCGCTGGCGTGGACAATGGCACCCTGCGCAGCGATCTGGCCGAGGACTGCCTCCTGAACTTCTGCAGCCGGAGTGTGCCGGGTGGCCCGGCAGCCACCGGATTCCTGAGGTCCCAGTTGACCCATCGCTATCGGCACGATCGTTTCGATGTGGCGGCGCCCAGCCTTCCAGACTTTGAGCTATCCCTGTTCGAGCGATTCGGCAGATCCTTCGATCGGATGCGTCGTCGCCTTTACGATCAGCGGGAGCGGGTAAGGGCCCCCACCACTACCACCTCTACGACCTCTACCACTTTGCACTTGCGTCCCGAGAgcggtgatgatgatgacgaacTGCCGGGCGAAAGGACGTTGCCGGTCACGCCCCCACGCCCATCGAGCCATGGACTGAGCACCCTAAAATTTCTGGAGGCCATTGGTCTGCTGAACAGCTGCAGCCCCAATTATAGCCGGGACGGCGGCGTGGATCTGGGCGAGTTCTGTACGGTCCACCTCGTTTTGGGCTACCGCCATGTACAGATGCCCGCTCGTCATGTGCGGGACATTGAGATCTGCCTGGTTGTCTACGAGTGCTATCCCGTAGACATTCTTTCTCCAACGGCCCGTCCTCCCCTGCGACAACGTGCCAATGGACGCTGTAATCCCACCACGGATGACGAGGCCGAGGgggcaccaccaccaccggcACCAACAAGGCGCCGCATGCGCGGTGTGCGCCGCACTTTGTTCGGAGAAGAGCGGAGGGAAGAGGATGTGGGAGGTCGCCAGCTAACGCAGGAGCAGTCAGCTCGGACGGCAGAGGATGCACCccaggaggtggaggaggaggaaatcGTCTTCACACTATCCGAAATCGGCTCTTCGCACATCCTTACACCAAGGAAACGCCACCAAACCACCAGTGGCAACGAAATGACACCAAAAAAGACGACTGGACAGAAACGGCTCCGTTTCTAA
- the LOC128264878 gene encoding LOW QUALITY PROTEIN: brefeldin A-inhibited guanine nucleotide-exchange protein 3 (The sequence of the model RefSeq protein was modified relative to this genomic sequence to represent the inferred CDS: inserted 1 base in 1 codon), translating into MEDLFLLVIKESTGTKHNALRQTAQIAYDKLYRQHGIHRDPSHELRSVCFTALQMALDTKRPKFITMGLNGLHRVIKDERFYIGLEPEDDSVWLPSQLLRATNGILPSTSSEDTVVNVLRLFLAMACSPACTLNGRLLIEILSRCGECWEMGSRATKAASLAAASQCLRTFCAFLIEEAEEVKKTAPAGLMTQTQASAVYNEVIPVMQWLCSRLVEPNVNASPNKKCENHSSLYLTECILTLSSALPRNVHANPHFTSFLWQKFCPTLAAALGSPGRINLDKKFTYKDALHMIENEARGFFTGPGLDGPQARCVYLTAIQLLRIAGAHGSLRPMLEALFHRMLLLPAPQNRTEPLRCVREIFKSPERLIDLAVILYVDKNTAQGCSDEMALFRLLVDAMEECAYGASGVGSATEASLQASVECMVALLDSLQVLCSGELTESMISDQIVQVVNGRHDLLKDADYSGPLTYQSMARLPAPYRDAIVEFRQNVFETSSGSESEGEPVHEQDEQASNGSGDTEGPEDDDPSSSSDETSRVENRWPYSHLEAPVMPIRTDSDNDRQHARDFARALRQDLVPKLLRLRSCVELDEAMQEFASAVCQENSMNFSDFDYNLTAINADGIYLAIYSSLLLSLQLMRAGYYEQVAQGVSHKDILVPMSEQQFVTSVQNTGVLVYLSSPWLCELYQSVTVCNVLEAMPRQQLEGMGPRCALVDMLCDAGGLGATQMLSEWQRLQTANVKHKEEEQLHDKRREAAKKLCRRLLTCCWDSMVIVLSSGLGDLQTSSASNKLVALSKRTLRVKAKANKSNGEALYAMCLDGLHSAATLSNSLNLQHLAGKILNLLASNVCQTSGPRISASQAMSMDVVLTGGLNLGSYSADCWPSIFAVCRHVSQLEHEIFSMQNPAISASPGSSRRDLETGEKLSNGNAQDKLNLSSIPIDDDETCVDVYSFLQAPMQSPNTNITSILKVYSGTNETVLLSQSDTSKVLCALSHQAENLFGDAAERLSLPSLCQFLXHLCRASREQLYKSQVARKGSRIWWPSKGWKKLDSLPMSLLLHRIGDVTLKVFRSSRPLLHVLKVWAITGPHLMDAACHRDRMISKRAIEYIHDIITALLVEQSELPYFHFNEALLKPFENLLSMDTDVDVQDQIVACLYEVVEAHRTEIRSGWRPLFGTLRNARSRMLNMSNIIDIFRVFLDSDNTLVFANAGLDCILCLLSYLEISGGGNNNNACSGGGGSAAGTGTGTGGQQQQEEDNTFRPTDFLHETLRFLERCSSILGFMHSMPKCPNFHSTYKIKGISYTHIIDANIPSSMENFTYFGNDYLQTRNEQYMISYRSLHIDKDTIVKIDEMDKPSGVLKVWFLLLDGLTNSLIVCPYSHQAPILQTIFKLFKNLLASPGIDFGFYCINHLLVPMIQDWLRYINKTGSSWQLVEKNFKHCCCMTTDLVVEFIEKSVPEQRRLGAGTKTRLAQIVHPADNLLYSKLKFVTERIEREQQQQQSVQDLGCGYGQQYDSSSSSASEEQQRNGGGGVGGGGIAGGGSNLIESPTKISGSATLALKQLLLVLIECAAQSQEAIARISVSCLKHVILSTGMLFNESQWMIACSAIHRACTVTIAPLRQLSFAFHEKSNSFYGDCANVKVAARRDSSLEELARIYALAQQVFLSDNQREPGQSASGAPGGAPSAAQCKLSDDRSYSFLLYPLNNGFNSNLDNFVIRIPFKNLVVGLLANQMLLQLVAKLLLSRLKCVPQAVSTCIFDNYAASAASPSHDYDLDFRSKEILLRCVKQYLMSALEFDSRPGLKFLMQKVSNIEYAANLYKQMTSSWMIYYIALVDSHLNDIVVYNLGPEDLNFILESCSRLNTTTVKKKENFVRYLFCLQDAWNLVCELYLSNSALHEIESGSGKLRQKPPQLQHPHPQSKPMCISLNGNGDAEMTDTGSGSGSGSGSSTSPSKCVQLQEEENVTMTTLISEFQPKCRSNPFDTNRQAKSSEAESISPEIEQQRASSILKDSNYKRAALAQLVVASMELLRSLPGEAEDNLKLLMTPTIREAFRLVQLQGNELKVNQF; encoded by the exons ATGGAGGACCTCTTTTTACTGGTTATCAAGGAGTCAACGGGAACTAAACACAATGCACTGCGACAAACGGCGCAAATCGCTTACG ATAAACTGTACCGCCAGCATGGAATCCACCGGGATCCGTCGCACGAGCTGCGCTCCGTTTGCTTTACCGCCCTGCAGATGGCGCTGGACACGAAGCGGCCCAAGTTCATCACGATGGGACTCAACGGGCTCCAT CGCGTCATCAAGGACGAACGCTTTTACATCGGCCTTGAGCCGGAGGACGACTCCGTGTGGCTGCCATCGCAGTTGCTGAGGGCTACCAACGGCATCCTGCCGTCGACGAGCAGCGAGGACACGGTGGTCAATGTGCTGCGGCTCTTCCTGGCGATGGCCTGCTCCCCCGCCTGCACTCTCAACGGCCGCCTGCTCATCGAGATCCTGTCCAGGTGCGGCGAGTGCTGGGAGATGGGCTCGCGGGCCACCAAGGCGGCGTCCTTGGCCGCCGCCTCCCAATGCCTGCGCACCTTCTGCGCCTTCCTGATCGAGGAGGCCGAGGAGGTGAAGAAGACGGCGCCCGCCGGTCTGATGACCCAGACGCAGGCATCCGCCGTCTATAACGAGGTCATCCCGGTGATGCAGTGGCTCTGCAGCCGACTGGTCGAGCCCAATGTGAATGCCTCGCCGAACAAGAAGTGCGAGAACCACAGCTCGCTGTACCTCACCGAGTGCATTCTCACTCTGAGCTCAGCCCTGCCCCGGAATGTCCATGCCAATCCGCACTTCACCTCGTTTCTGTGGCAGAAGTTCTGTCCCACTTTGGCGGCCGCCCTGGGCTCACCCGGCAGGATCAACCTGGACAAGAAGTTCACCTACAA GGACGCCCTGCACATGATTGAGAACGAGGCACGTGGCTTCTTCACGGGTCCTGGCTTGGATGGTCCGCAGGCGCGTTGTGTCTACTTGACGGCCATTCAGTTACTTCGGATCGCCGGCGCCCATGGCTCCTTGCGTCCCATGCTGGAGGCCCTATTCCACCGGATGCTCCTACTCCCGGCACCCCAAAATCGCACAGAGCCGCTCCGCTGCGTTAGGGAGATCTTCAAGAGTCCGGAGCGACTGATCGACCTGGCGGTGATCCTATACGTGGACAAAAACACCGCCCAGGGATGCAGCGATGAGATGGCGTTGTTCCGACT CTTGGTGGACGCCATGGAGGAGTGTGCCTATGGAGCCAGCGGCGTGGGCTCGGCAACGGAGGCCAGTCTGCAGGCGAGCGTGGAGTGCATGGTGGCCCTGCTGGACAGCCTGCAGGTGCTGTGCAGCGGCGAACTGACCGAGTCGATGATCAGCGACCAGATCGTGCAGGTGGTCAACGGGCGGCACGACCTGCTCAAGGATGCGGACTACTCGGGGCCGCTGACCTACCAGAGCATGGCCCGCCTGCCGGCGCCGTACCGCGATGCCATCGTGGAGTTCCGCCAGAACGTATTCGAGACCTCGTCGGGATCGGAAAGCGAGGGCGAGCCGGTGCACGAGCAGGACGAGCAGGCCTCCAATGGCTCCGGGGACACGGAGGGGCCCGAGGACGACGACCCCAGCAGCTCCAGCGACGAGACGTCGCGCGTGGAGAACCGCTGGCCGTACTCGCACCTGGAGGCGCCCGTGATGCCCATTCGCACCGACAGCGACAACGATCGGCAGCATGCCCGCGACTTCGCCCGGGCTCTGCGGCAGGATCTGGTGCCCAAGTTGCTGCGGCTGCGCAGCTGCGTGGAGCTGGACGAGGCCATGCAGGAGTTCGCCTCGGCCGTCTGCCAGGAGAACAGCATGAACTTCTCGGACTTCGACTACAACCTGACGGCCATCAATGCGGACGGCATCTACCTGGCCATCTACTCCTCGCTGCTGCTCAGCCTGCAGCTGATGCGGGCCGGCTACTACGAGCAGGTGGCCCAGGGCGTGTCCCACAAGGACATCCTGGTGCCCATGTCGGAGCAGCAGTTCGTGACCTCGGTGCAGAACACCGGCGTCCTCGTCTATCTCTCCTCGCCGTGGCTGTGTGAACTCTACCAGTCGGTGACCGTGTGCAATGTGCTGGAGGCCATGCCGCGCCAGCAGCTGGAGGGGATGGGGCCGCGCTGCGCCTTGGTCGACATGCTGTGTGATGCCGGCGGACTGGGCGCCACCCAGATGCTGTCAGAGTGGCAGCGCCTGCAGACGGCCAATGTGAAGCacaaggaggaggagcagctgcaCGACAAGCGCAGGGAGGCGGCAAAGAAGCTGTGCCGCCGCCTGCTCACCTGCTGCTGGGACTCGATGGTCATTGTGTTGAGCTCTGGCCTGGGGGATCTGCAGACCAGTTCCGCCTCCAACAAACTGGTGGCCCTCTCGAAGCGCACTCTTAGGGTGAAGGCCAAGGCGAACAAGTCGAATGGCGAGGCCCTGTATGCCATGTGCCTGGATGGACTGCACTCG GCCGCCACGCTGAGCAACAGCTTGAATCTGCAGCACTTGGCCGGCAAGATACTCAATCTGCTGGCCTCCAATGTGTGCCAGACTTCCGGACCCCGCATCTCGGCCAGCCAGGCCATGTCCATGGACGTGGTGCTCACCGGCGGCCTCAACCTGGGCAGCTACAGCGCCGACTGCTGGCCGAGCATCTTCGCCGTGTGCCGGCATGTCAGCCAGCTGGAGCACGAAATCTTCAGCATGCAGAACCCGGCCATTTCGGCCTCGCCGGGCAGCAGTCGCAGGGATTTGGAGACAGGCGAGAAGCTGAGCAACGGCAATGCCCAGGACAAGCTCAATCTCTCCTCCATACCCATCGACGACGACGAGACCTG CGTGGACGTGTACAGCTTCCTGCAGGCACCGATGCAGAGCCCCAACACGAACATCACCTCCATCCTGAAGGTCTACTCCGGCACCAACGAGACGGTGCTGCTCAGCCAGAGCGACACCTCCAAGGTGCTCTGCGCCCTGTCGCACCAGGCGGAGAACCTCTTCGGGGACGCCGCCGAGCGGCTGAGCCTGCCCTCGCTGTGCCAGTTCC AGCACCTGTGCCGCGCCTCCAGGGAGCAGCTCTACAAGAGCCAGGTGGCGCGCAAGGGCAGCCGCATCTGGTGGCCCAGCAAGGGCTGGAAGAAGCTGGACTCGCTGCCCATGTCGCTGCTGCTCCACCGCATCGGCGATGTCACGCTCAAGGTGTTCCGCAGCTCGCGCCCGCTGCTGCACGTGCTCAAGGTCTGGGCCATCACTGGACCCCATCTGATGGAC GCCGCCTGCCACCGCGACCGGATGATCTCGAAGCGGGCGATCGAGTACATCCACGACATAATCACCGCCCTGCTGGTGGAGCAGTCGGAGCTGCCGTACTTCCACTTCAACGAGGCGCTGCTGAAGCCGTTCGAGAACCTGCTCAGCATGGACACGGACGTGGACGTGCAGGACCAGATCGTGGCCTGCCTGTACGAGGTGGTGGAGGCGCACCGCACGGAGATCCGCTCCGGATGGCGCCCCCTCTTTGGAACGCTGCGCAATGCACGCAGCCGGATGCTGAACATGAGCAACATCATCGACATCTTCCGCGTGTTCCTCGACTCGGACAACACGCTGGTGTTCGCCAACGCTGGACTGGACTGCATCCTGTGCCTGCTCTCCTACCTGGAGATCTCTGGCGGCgggaacaacaacaatgcctGCTCGGGAGGTGGTGGCAGTGCAGCCGGAACTGGAACTGGGACTGGtggtcagcagcagcaggaggaggacAACACCTTTCGGCCCACGGACTTCCTGCACGAAACGCTGCGCTTCCTGGAGCGCTGCTCCAGCATACTGGGCTTCATGCACAGCATGCCCAAGTGCCCCAACTTCCATTCGACGTACAAGATCAAGGGCATCTCGTACACGCACATCATCGACGCCAACATACCCAGTTCGATGGAGAACTTCACGTACTTTGGCAACGACTATCTGCAGACGCGGAACGAGCAGTACATGATCTCCTACCGCTCGCTGCACATCGACAAGGACACCATCGTCAAGATCGATGAGATGGACAAGCCGTCGGGGGTGCTGAAAGTGTGGTTCCTGCTGCTTGACGGCCTGACCAACTCGCTGATCGTCTGCCCCTACTCCCACCAGGCGCCCATCCTGCAGACGATCTTCAAGCTGTTCAAGAACCTGCTGGCCAGTCCGGGCATCGACTTCGGCTTCTACTGCATCAACCACCTGCTCGTGCCCATGATCCAGGACTGGCTGCGCTACATCAACAAAACGGgctcctcctggcagctggtGGAGAAGAACTTCAAGCACTGCTGCTGCATGACCACCGACCTGGTGGTGGAGTTCATCGAGAAGTCGGTGCCGGAGCAGCGGCGTCTGGGCGCGGGCACCAAGACGCGACTGGCGCAGATAGTCCATCCGGCGGACAACCTGCTCTACTCCAAGCTCAAGTTTGTCACCGAGCGGATTGAgcgggagcagcagcagcagcagtctgTCCAGGATCTGGGCTGTGGCTATGGCCAGCAGTACGACAGCAGTTCCAGCTCTGCCAGCGAGGAGCAGCAGAGGaatggaggaggaggagtggGAGGAGGAGGAATAGCTGGAGGTGGATCCAATCTCATAGAGTCACCCACCAAGATCTCGGGTTCGGCCACGCTGGCCCTGAAGCAGCTGCTCCTGGTGCTGATCGAATGTGCGGCGCAGTCGCAGGAGGCCATTGCCAGGATCTCGGTGTCCTGCTTGAAGCACGTCATCCTCTCCACCGGCATGCTCTTCAACGAGTCGCAATGGATGATCGCCTGCTCGGCCATCCATCGGGCCTGCACCGTGACGATTGCCCCACTGCGCCAGCTCTCGTTCGCCTTCCACGAGAAGTCGAACAGCTTCTACGGCGACTGCGCCAACGTGAAGGTGGCTGCGCGGCGGGACAGCAGCCTGGAGGAGCTGGCCCGCATCTATGCCCTGGCGCAGCAGGTCTTCCTCTCGGACAATCAGCGGGAGCCGGGCCAGAGTGCCAGTGGGGCGCCGGGCGGGGCACCCAGTGCCGCGCAGTGCAAGTTGTCCGACGACCGGAGCTACTCCTTTCTGCTCTACCCGCTGAACAACGGCTTCAACTCGAACCTGGACAACTTTGTGATCCGGATACCGTTCAAGAACCTCGTCGTGGGCCTGCTGGCCAACCAGATGCTCCTCCAGCTGGTGGCCAAGCTGCTGCTGTCGCGGCTCAAGTGTGTGCCCCAGGCGGTGTCCACCTGCATCTTTGACAACTATGCCGCCTCGGCGGCCTCGCCCAGCCACGACTACGACCTGGACTTCCGCTCCAAGGAGATACTGCTGCGCTGCGTCAAGCAGTACCTTATGTCTGCCCTGGAGTTCGACTCGCGGCCAGGCCTCAAGTTCCTCATGCAGAAGGTGTCGAACATCGAGTACGCCGCCAATCTGTACAAGCAGATGACCTCCTCGTGGATGATCTACTACATAGCGCTGGTGGACTCGCACCTCAACGACATTGTCGTCTACAATCTGGGCCCGGAGGACCTCAACTTCATCCTGGAGTCCTGCTCCCGATTGAACACCACCACGGTGAAGAAGAAGGAGAACTTTGTGCGGTATCTGTTCTGTCTGCAGGATGCCTGGAATCTGGTCTGTGAGCTCTATCTGAGCAACTCGGCCCTCCACGAGATCGAGAGCGGTTCGGGCAAGCTGCGCCAGAAGCCACCGCAGTTGCAGCACCCGCATCCGCAGAGCAAGCCCATGTGCATCTCCCTGAACGGCAATGGCGATGCCGAGATGACGGATACGGGCTCGGGATCGGGTTCGGGATCAGGGAGCAGCACCTCGCCCAGCAAGTGTGTGCAGCtgcaggaggaggagaacGTGACCATGACCACGCTGATCAGCGAGTTCCAGCCAAAGTGCAGGAGTAATCCGTTCGACACCAATCGGCAGGCCAAGTCCTCGGAGGCGGAGTCCATATCGCCGGAAATCGAACAGCAGCGGGCCAGCAGCATTTTGAAGGACTCCAACTACAAGCGGGCCGCCCTGGCCCAACTGGTGGTGGCCTCCATGGAGCTGCTCCGTTCGCTGCCCGGTGAGGCCGAGGATAACCTCAAGCTCCTGATGACACCGACCATTCGCGAGGCCTTCCGCCTCGTCCAGCTGCAGGGCAACGAGCTGAAGGTCAACCAGTTTTAG